From Abyssisolibacter fermentans, one genomic window encodes:
- a CDS encoding NUDIX hydrolase: MSDNYYWNLRKLVGKIPLNISSAGVIILDKKNRILLQHRTDDGSWSIPGGGLGLGENLEAGAKREVYEETNLIVEDIKLFNVYSGKEQHCIYPDGNEVYFTNVVYITKNFEGEMKADGIEGSELKFFNFDSLPKNIAPCSKPILQDLKIKLKSAKKSSLNSRDLY; this comes from the coding sequence ATGTCTGATAATTATTATTGGAATTTAAGAAAACTAGTCGGAAAAATACCATTAAACATCAGTAGTGCAGGAGTCATAATACTCGATAAAAAAAATAGAATACTACTTCAACATAGGACAGATGATGGATCATGGAGTATACCAGGTGGTGGTCTTGGATTAGGAGAAAATTTGGAAGCAGGGGCAAAAAGAGAAGTATATGAGGAAACAAATCTTATTGTTGAAGATATTAAATTGTTTAATGTTTATTCTGGAAAAGAACAACATTGTATTTATCCTGATGGTAATGAAGTGTATTTTACTAATGTAGTTTACATAACTAAAAATTTCGAAGGAGAAATGAAAGCTGATGGTATAGAGGGTTCGGAATTGAAATTCTTTAATTTTGATAGTTTACCAAAAAATATAGCTCCTTGTAGCAAACCGATATTACAAGATTTAAAAATCAAATTGAAATCAGCAAAAAAATCGTCCCTTAATTCTCGTGATTTATATTGA
- a CDS encoding M24 family metallopeptidase, giving the protein MNQKYLKKLTDLMSDNNVEAMLVAPSEDMSFLLGFSPHMDERFQAFFLLKDGRYFYVVPKLNFEEMQKVLGKDTAIYQWDDGEGFLCKVKKAFEEFDLIGKTIGVNKSARAVNMLDMKETMDIKFVNGNHILEELRIIKSDDEIEKLRIAAKMADDVFADIIKFIKPGMTEDNIREKMEELFLEKGAEGLSFDTIIASGPNSSKPHYNEYSRVIQEKDIIIIDFGCIYKGFCSDTTRTVFVGGMTEKEKEVYNTVLEANLAGEKQAKSDVSAQSVDKAARDVIEKAGYGEYFITRTGHGIGSSVHEAPYIRSGNEQILREGMAFSVEPGIYIPNEFGVRIEDIVVVTENGVEVLNKSQKTPVII; this is encoded by the coding sequence ATGAATCAAAAATATTTAAAAAAACTTACTGATTTGATGTCAGATAACAATGTTGAAGCTATGCTAGTAGCACCATCAGAAGATATGTCATTTTTATTAGGTTTTTCTCCACATATGGATGAAAGGTTTCAAGCATTTTTCTTATTAAAAGATGGCAGATATTTTTATGTAGTACCGAAATTAAATTTTGAAGAAATGCAAAAAGTACTTGGAAAAGATACAGCAATTTATCAATGGGATGATGGAGAAGGTTTTTTATGTAAAGTAAAAAAAGCTTTTGAAGAATTCGACTTAATAGGTAAGACTATAGGCGTTAACAAAAGTGCAAGAGCTGTGAATATGCTAGATATGAAAGAAACTATGGATATTAAATTTGTTAATGGTAATCACATATTAGAAGAACTTAGAATAATAAAAAGTGATGATGAAATAGAAAAATTAAGAATAGCTGCTAAAATGGCTGATGATGTTTTTGCTGATATAATTAAATTTATTAAACCAGGTATGACAGAAGATAATATTAGAGAAAAAATGGAAGAGTTATTTTTAGAAAAAGGAGCAGAAGGATTATCTTTTGATACAATAATTGCATCAGGTCCAAATAGCTCAAAACCACATTACAATGAATATTCAAGAGTTATACAGGAAAAAGATATTATAATTATAGATTTTGGGTGTATTTACAAAGGTTTTTGCTCAGATACAACAAGAACCGTATTTGTAGGAGGTATGACTGAAAAAGAAAAAGAAGTATACAATACAGTACTTGAAGCGAATTTAGCTGGTGAAAAACAAGCAAAATCTGATGTTAGCGCACAAAGTGTAGATAAAGCAGCAAGAGATGTGATAGAGAAAGCTGGTTATGGTGAATATTTCATAACTAGAACAGGTCATGGTATAGGATCTAGTGTACATGAAGCTCCTTACATAAGAAGCGGAAATGAACAAATTTTAAGAGAAGGAATGGCTTTTAGTGTAGAACCGGGTATCTATATTCCAAACGAATTTGGTGTAAGAATAGAAGATATAGTTGTAGTTACAGAAAATGGAGTAGAAGTATTAAATAAGTCTCAAAAAACACCAGTTATAATATAA
- a CDS encoding proline racemase family protein — protein sequence MINFTRMITAIDAHTAGEPLRIITSGLPPIKGNTILEKRKFMLKNYDDIRKMLMLEPRGHSGMYGCIITPPVTSDGDFGVLFTHNEGLSTMCGHGIIAVTKVAIEVGMLKCTEGINVVKIDSPAGRIVAYANIQNDKVQKISFENVPSFVYAENIKVNVEGIGEVTADIAYGGAFYVYIDAQKIGLTVDPKHIEKLVKIGMEIKYKVMDAMDVVHPIERGIKGIYGTIITGPLNIKGDTIESNNVCIFADGQIDRSPTGTGTAGRVALLYKKGVMKKGMTLINKSIIDTIFEGKINDFTSISNLDAVIPEVSGNAFITGFNQLVLDPDDPIPEGFRIIGG from the coding sequence ATGATAAACTTTACAAGGATGATAACAGCTATAGATGCTCATACAGCTGGTGAGCCACTAAGAATAATAACCTCTGGTTTACCTCCTATTAAAGGTAATACTATTTTAGAAAAACGAAAGTTTATGCTTAAGAACTATGATGACATTAGAAAGATGCTTATGTTGGAACCAAGAGGACATAGTGGAATGTATGGATGTATAATTACACCACCAGTAACATCAGATGGTGATTTTGGAGTTTTATTCACACACAATGAAGGATTAAGTACAATGTGTGGTCATGGGATAATAGCAGTTACTAAGGTAGCAATTGAGGTTGGAATGTTGAAATGTACTGAAGGGATTAATGTAGTAAAGATAGATTCACCTGCTGGCAGGATTGTAGCATATGCCAATATACAAAACGATAAAGTTCAAAAAATTAGTTTTGAAAATGTACCTTCATTTGTTTATGCAGAGAATATTAAAGTGAATGTAGAAGGTATAGGTGAGGTTACAGCAGACATAGCTTACGGCGGAGCTTTTTATGTATATATAGATGCACAAAAAATAGGCTTAACAGTAGATCCTAAACATATAGAAAAACTAGTAAAGATAGGTATGGAAATAAAATATAAGGTAATGGATGCAATGGATGTAGTACATCCGATAGAAAGAGGAATAAAGGGTATCTATGGAACTATAATAACTGGACCATTAAACATAAAAGGTGATACAATAGAATCAAATAATGTATGTATTTTTGCAGATGGTCAAATAGATAGATCACCTACAGGAACTGGAACTGCAGGTAGAGTTGCTTTACTTTATAAAAAAGGTGTTATGAAAAAAGGAATGACACTAATTAATAAAAGTATAATAGATACAATTTTTGAAGGTAAAATAAATGATTTTACTAGTATATCAAATTTAGATGCAGTGATACCTGAGGTTTCTGGAAATGCATTTATTACTGGTTTTAATCAATTAGTATTAGATCCGGATGACCCAATACCAGAGGGTTTTAGGATTATAGGAGGGTAA
- a CDS encoding ornithine cyclodeaminase family protein has translation MLYISESDIKNSISFNELMDSIEQAYVVYEEKNYKMPDRIHINNSNDTLLYMPCFTNQVFGTKILTVFPNNTEFDEPVIQGLMLLNDINTGKPLCIINGASLTAYRTGAVGGVGIRHTTQKDINSVGLIGTGVQGFYQILFASTVRNVKKVSIFDISKDKLKAFKVKLQKYLPDVKINIADSAVDLLNQSQVVITCTTANEPVLPNEKELLQNKHYIGIGSYKPNMREYPKELFNMLDEMYIDTDYAKEESGDIITPIKEGWIKEEQIRTFGYYIKNKKSAVKNTTLYKSVGMALFDIVVAQQIYNKVKEKGLGQKIEL, from the coding sequence GTGCTTTATATAAGTGAAAGTGATATTAAAAATTCAATATCATTTAATGAACTAATGGATTCAATAGAGCAAGCTTATGTAGTTTATGAGGAGAAAAACTATAAAATGCCTGATCGAATACATATAAATAATAGTAATGATACTTTATTATACATGCCTTGTTTCACCAATCAAGTTTTTGGTACTAAAATATTAACTGTATTTCCTAATAATACAGAATTCGACGAACCTGTTATACAAGGATTAATGCTGCTAAATGATATTAATACAGGTAAACCATTATGTATTATTAACGGTGCTAGTTTAACTGCTTATAGGACAGGTGCTGTAGGTGGAGTAGGGATAAGGCATACAACACAAAAAGATATTAATAGTGTTGGTTTAATTGGAACAGGAGTACAAGGATTTTATCAGATATTATTTGCCTCTACAGTTAGAAATGTTAAAAAAGTATCTATATTTGATATATCAAAGGATAAATTAAAAGCATTTAAAGTAAAACTACAAAAATATTTACCAGATGTTAAAATTAATATTGCTGACAGTGCAGTCGATTTATTAAATCAAAGTCAAGTTGTTATAACATGTACGACAGCTAATGAACCAGTACTACCTAATGAAAAAGAATTACTCCAAAATAAACATTATATAGGTATAGGATCATATAAGCCAAATATGAGAGAATATCCAAAAGAGCTTTTTAATATGCTAGATGAAATGTATATAGATACTGATTATGCGAAAGAAGAGTCAGGAGATATAATTACACCAATAAAAGAGGGATGGATAAAAGAAGAACAAATTAGAACATTTGGTTATTATATTAAAAACAAAAAATCTGCTGTAAAGAATACAACACTATATAAATCAGTAGGCATGGCTTTATTTGATATTGTCGTAGCACAGCAGATTTACAATAAAGTTAAAGAGAAAGGGCTAGGTCAAAAAATAGAGTTGTAA
- a CDS encoding aldehyde ferredoxin oxidoreductase family protein, translating into MDLEKIKNSRKLLTEFKYDLGTIERGYTNRTLYVDISNNTIKSKPVTQLMKDKFIGGKGFGLKFLWEATQPDTKWDDPENEIIIACGPVGGITQYPGAGKSLVVTISPTTNIVIDSNVGGYFGPLLKFSGWDALEIQGKADNDVVIFIDGDTGVVKIEEAPLDAIDSHVLAEQLTEMYAKTEADRRNISVVSAGTAADNCLVGMLNFSFYDVRRKVARLKQAGRGGIGSVFRNKNIKAIVVKFSKVKGDLNNPADQGKINRAGIRFHKEMCRFDDEQNGMRKIGTANIIEVMDEYDLLPTHNFKFGAHPDTYKIASTVFKDKYITQGKPDGCWYGCSMSCAKAADNFELKTGPYKGDKVTIDGPEYETAAGVGANCGIFDPEYVLECNFYCDTYGIDTISFGTLTAFIMECYENGILNKEITGGLDLHFGNGKAAIELLHQMSRGEGFGLIAGQGVRRMKKIFIEEYGADPDFINDIAMEQKGLEFSEYLCKESLAQQGGYGLTNKGPQHDEAWLIFMDMVHNQIPTFEDKAEALHYFPMFRTWFGLNGLCKLPWNDVTPASNKKSKEPAKVIEHVQNYVEVFNGVTGKDIDLDELIRQSERVYNYQRIFNIRRGYGKRINDAIPYRSMGPVTVEEYESRAERYDKQLKEWLNYNSEGKTIDEKIKVMREYREDQYQKLIDAVYKRRGWTNDGVPTIEKLKELGMDLPELIEVVEQHLKLERSQ; encoded by the coding sequence ATGGACTTAGAAAAAATTAAAAATTCAAGAAAACTCTTAACAGAGTTTAAGTATGATTTGGGGACTATAGAAAGAGGATATACTAATAGAACTTTATATGTAGATATTTCAAATAACACTATAAAATCGAAACCTGTAACTCAGCTTATGAAAGATAAATTCATAGGTGGTAAAGGTTTTGGTTTGAAATTTTTATGGGAAGCAACACAACCTGATACTAAATGGGATGATCCTGAAAACGAAATTATAATAGCATGTGGACCAGTAGGTGGAATAACTCAATATCCTGGTGCAGGAAAATCATTGGTAGTTACAATATCACCAACTACAAATATTGTAATTGACAGCAATGTTGGTGGATATTTTGGACCACTATTAAAATTTTCAGGTTGGGATGCATTAGAAATACAAGGTAAAGCAGATAATGATGTTGTGATTTTCATAGATGGAGACACAGGTGTAGTTAAAATAGAAGAAGCTCCACTTGATGCTATAGACAGCCATGTTTTAGCTGAACAACTGACAGAGATGTATGCAAAGACAGAAGCTGATAGGAGAAATATATCTGTTGTTTCAGCAGGAACAGCTGCTGATAATTGTTTAGTTGGAATGTTAAACTTTAGTTTTTATGATGTTAGAAGAAAAGTGGCAAGATTAAAGCAAGCAGGTAGAGGTGGAATAGGTTCAGTATTTAGAAATAAAAATATAAAAGCTATAGTTGTAAAATTCAGTAAAGTTAAAGGTGATTTAAATAACCCTGCAGATCAAGGTAAAATAAATAGGGCGGGAATAAGATTCCATAAAGAAATGTGCAGGTTTGATGATGAACAAAATGGAATGAGAAAAATAGGAACGGCAAATATAATTGAGGTTATGGATGAATATGATTTATTGCCAACACATAATTTCAAATTTGGAGCACATCCAGATACTTATAAAATAGCTTCTACTGTATTTAAAGATAAATATATTACTCAGGGGAAACCTGATGGTTGCTGGTATGGATGTTCAATGTCATGTGCTAAGGCAGCAGATAATTTTGAGCTAAAAACAGGACCGTATAAAGGTGATAAAGTTACGATAGATGGACCTGAGTACGAAACAGCAGCAGGTGTTGGTGCAAACTGTGGAATTTTTGATCCTGAATATGTATTGGAATGTAATTTTTATTGTGATACTTACGGTATAGATACGATTTCATTTGGAACATTAACAGCATTTATAATGGAATGTTATGAAAATGGAATATTAAACAAAGAAATAACAGGTGGATTAGATCTTCATTTTGGAAATGGTAAGGCAGCTATTGAATTGTTGCATCAAATGTCAAGAGGAGAAGGTTTTGGTCTTATAGCTGGTCAAGGTGTAAGAAGAATGAAAAAGATATTCATTGAAGAATATGGAGCAGACCCTGATTTTATAAATGATATAGCTATGGAACAAAAAGGTTTAGAGTTTTCTGAATATCTTTGTAAAGAATCCTTGGCTCAGCAAGGTGGATATGGCTTAACAAATAAAGGACCTCAACATGATGAAGCTTGGCTTATATTTATGGATATGGTTCACAATCAAATACCAACATTTGAAGATAAAGCTGAAGCATTACATTATTTTCCTATGTTTAGAACATGGTTTGGATTAAACGGATTATGTAAATTACCTTGGAATGATGTTACTCCAGCCAGTAATAAAAAATCAAAAGAGCCTGCTAAAGTTATAGAGCATGTTCAAAATTATGTAGAAGTATTTAATGGTGTTACAGGCAAAGACATTGATTTAGATGAATTAATAAGACAATCAGAAAGAGTATATAACTATCAGAGGATATTTAATATAAGAAGAGGCTATGGTAAGAGAATTAATGATGCTATACCTTATAGATCAATGGGTCCGGTAACAGTAGAAGAATATGAATCAAGAGCAGAAAGATATGATAAACAACTAAAAGAATGGTTAAATTACAATTCTGAAGGTAAGACAATTGATGAAAAGATTAAAGTCATGAGAGAGTATAGAGAGGACCAATATCAAAAACTAATTGATGCTGTATATAAAAGACGAGGATGGACTAATGATGGGGTACCAACGATAGAGAAGCTTAAAGAACTTGGTATGGATTTACCTGAATTAATAGAAGTAGTAGAGCAACATTTAAAATTAGAAAGAAGTCAATAG
- a CDS encoding 4Fe-4S binding protein translates to MKRLAVNTDLCIGCHNCEEVCSKAFYKEKNISKAALNVKEVVDGPNLISHCTQCGECIDICPVEAIYRDKNGIVRINKDICVGCFMCVGYCPEAAMMQHDDYIEPFKCISCGLCVKKCPTGALTLETVETSKV, encoded by the coding sequence ATGAAAAGATTAGCTGTAAATACTGATTTGTGTATTGGCTGTCACAATTGTGAGGAAGTATGTTCAAAAGCTTTTTATAAAGAGAAAAATATATCAAAAGCAGCATTGAATGTAAAAGAGGTAGTGGATGGTCCAAATTTAATTAGCCATTGTACTCAATGTGGTGAGTGTATCGATATATGTCCTGTTGAAGCAATTTACAGAGATAAAAATGGAATCGTTAGAATTAATAAAGATATATGTGTTGGATGTTTTATGTGCGTTGGATATTGTCCAGAGGCTGCAATGATGCAGCATGATGATTATATTGAACCGTTTAAATGTATATCATGCGGGTTATGTGTTAAAAAATGCCCTACAGGAGCATTGACACTAGAGACTGTTGAAACATCAAAAGTTTAA
- a CDS encoding GNAT family N-acetyltransferase: MIELRKITDDNFDECIKLEPKEEQKSYVASNICSLAEAYVALTNNECIPMPYAIYDNDIMVGFIMLSYNEADENDDENAYWVCRLMIDKRYQGKGYSKEAMAKALELIRTFPYGKASVVSLSYEPENVVAKALYASFGFVETGKIEDGELVAKLTL; this comes from the coding sequence ATGATAGAATTACGAAAAATCACAGATGATAATTTTGATGAATGTATCAAATTAGAACCAAAAGAAGAACAAAAAAGTTATGTAGCAAGTAATATATGCAGCCTTGCAGAGGCGTATGTTGCTTTAACGAATAATGAGTGCATTCCTATGCCTTATGCCATTTATGACAATGATATCATGGTAGGCTTTATAATGTTATCATATAATGAAGCAGATGAGAATGATGATGAAAATGCTTATTGGGTGTGTAGATTAATGATCGACAAACGATATCAGGGTAAAGGTTATAGTAAGGAAGCTATGGCAAAGGCACTTGAATTGATTAGGACTTTCCCGTATGGAAAAGCTTCGGTAGTTTCCCTTTCTTATGAACCAGAGAATGTGGTAGCAAAGGCACTTTACGCATCTTTTGGTTTTGTAGAAACAGGTAAGATTGAAGATGGTGAATTGGTAGCAAAATTAACTTTGTAG
- a CDS encoding NAD(P)/FAD-dependent oxidoreductase, translated as MIKTADVVIIGGGISGCSIAYNLAKKGVKNVVVIEKNYLASGSTGRCGAGIRQQFGMEMNCKLAMESIKFFENANEELEYDRDIEFKQGGYLMVATTEKEDEQFKKNVELEKSLGIDVDYITPKEAKKIVPYLNTDIMTSATFCQSDGHLNPFLTTDAYAKAAKRLGVKFYLYTEVIGIKKENGKVKSVITNKGEIATRVVVNAAGGYSKQIGEMVGLDIPVYSERHQILVTETVEPTQGPMVMSFSLNLYCQQTPNGSFLMGRGDANEPRDLRMTSSWHFLEEMSKTITNLLPPIGKLRVVRQWAGLYNITPDSHPILGTVKELEGFYLAVGFSGHGFMLGPVTGMLIAEQILGEENTIDVSSLDKDRFARGELVYEPSVV; from the coding sequence ATGATTAAAACTGCTGATGTTGTAATTATTGGTGGTGGTATTTCTGGGTGTTCAATAGCATATAATTTAGCAAAAAAGGGTGTAAAAAATGTTGTTGTTATAGAAAAAAATTATTTAGCTAGTGGTTCTACAGGTAGATGTGGCGCTGGTATTAGACAACAATTTGGTATGGAAATGAACTGTAAGCTGGCAATGGAGAGTATTAAATTCTTTGAAAATGCTAACGAAGAGCTTGAATATGATAGAGATATTGAATTTAAGCAGGGTGGATATTTAATGGTTGCAACAACTGAAAAGGAAGATGAGCAATTCAAAAAAAATGTAGAACTTGAGAAAAGCTTAGGAATAGATGTAGATTATATAACACCAAAGGAAGCAAAAAAAATAGTTCCATACTTAAATACGGATATTATGACAAGTGCAACTTTTTGCCAAAGTGACGGACATTTAAATCCATTCTTAACTACAGATGCATATGCAAAAGCAGCAAAAAGATTGGGAGTTAAATTTTATTTATATACTGAAGTAATTGGTATTAAAAAAGAAAACGGAAAGGTTAAATCAGTAATAACAAACAAAGGAGAAATAGCTACAAGAGTAGTAGTAAACGCAGCAGGTGGATATTCAAAACAGATTGGAGAAATGGTAGGACTAGATATACCAGTTTACTCAGAGAGACATCAAATATTAGTAACAGAGACTGTTGAACCAACTCAAGGACCTATGGTTATGTCATTTTCATTAAATTTATATTGTCAACAAACACCAAATGGCTCATTTTTAATGGGTAGAGGAGATGCAAATGAACCTAGAGACTTGAGAATGACTTCTAGTTGGCATTTCTTAGAGGAGATGTCCAAAACTATTACTAATTTACTACCACCTATTGGTAAATTGAGAGTAGTAAGACAATGGGCTGGATTGTATAATATAACACCTGATAGTCATCCGATATTAGGTACAGTTAAAGAATTAGAAGGTTTCTATCTAGCAGTTGGATTTAGCGGTCACGGGTTTATGTTAGGTCCTGTAACTGGGATGCTTATAGCTGAGCAAATACTAGGTGAAGAAAATACTATAGATGTAAGCTCTCTAGATAAAGATAGATTTGCAAGGGGAGAATTAGTTTACGAGCCTTCAGTAGTTTAA
- a CDS encoding (2Fe-2S)-binding protein, whose translation MDDNTIICRCSDVTLKEIRDLIKQGYTSLEEIKRITRAGMGPCQGRTCGQLIQREIAKYTGKSMAEIEPCTSRPPVKSLKIDQFVKGGSEDD comes from the coding sequence ATGGATGATAATACTATTATTTGTAGGTGCTCGGATGTAACATTAAAAGAAATTAGAGATTTAATAAAACAAGGCTATACAAGCCTTGAAGAGATAAAGAGAATAACAAGAGCTGGTATGGGTCCGTGTCAAGGGAGAACATGTGGGCAATTGATTCAAAGAGAGATTGCAAAATATACAGGAAAAAGCATGGCAGAAATAGAACCTTGTACTAGTAGACCTCCTGTTAAAAGCTTGAAAATTGATCAATTTGTTAAGGGAGGTAGTGAAGATGATTAA
- a CDS encoding 4Fe-4S binding protein, whose protein sequence is MLESTGIATPEMIKEIFPSEDRINKGPVAVIECFQRIPCNPCSTACTKNAMKDFKDINDRPQLDEEICNGCGLCISKCPGLAIMVVDGSYSEDEILFKIPYEFLPLPVEGNIVAGLDRAGEYICDVKIIKVQNPKAFDRTPVINVAVPRKYMYDFRNIRVEVR, encoded by the coding sequence ATGTTAGAGAGTACAGGTATTGCTACACCAGAAATGATAAAAGAAATATTTCCTAGTGAAGACAGAATAAATAAAGGTCCTGTAGCTGTTATAGAATGTTTTCAAAGAATACCGTGTAATCCATGTTCTACTGCTTGTACTAAAAATGCGATGAAAGACTTTAAAGACATTAATGATAGACCTCAGTTAGATGAAGAAATATGCAATGGATGTGGATTATGTATAAGTAAGTGCCCGGGTTTAGCAATTATGGTTGTAGATGGTAGTTACTCTGAAGATGAAATATTGTTTAAAATTCCTTATGAATTTTTACCTTTGCCTGTTGAAGGTAACATAGTAGCCGGACTTGATAGAGCAGGGGAATATATATGTGATGTTAAAATAATTAAAGTTCAAAATCCAAAAGCTTTTGATAGAACACCAGTTATAAATGTTGCTGTACCTAGAAAGTATATGTACGATTTTAGAAATATCAGAGTGGAGGTAAGATAA
- a CDS encoding NAD(P)/FAD-dependent oxidoreductase, whose amino-acid sequence MKNVELAVIGGGPAGLCAAISAASSGAKVLIVDRNKKIGGQLIKQTHMFFGSEKQYASTRGIDITNILFNKLAEYKDNIEILDDTTVLGIYEDGIITLENEGKYIKVKPDAMVVATGASEKVLAFPQNDLPGIYGAGAVQTLMNVHGVKPGNRVLMVGAGNIGLIVSYQLMQAGVKVEAIIDAAPKIGGYLVHASKVRRMGVPILTRHSVKEAIGKECLEKAVICELDDKWQPIEGTEKELDVDVMCISVGLTPLTELLCQAGCEMKYVPELSGRVPVRDNNYETTVEKIFVAGDVTGVEEASSAMVEGYLAGLCAAKGIGYEHPNFDELREDYINQLNSLRSGHVGERIRAGIDKIVRSEATC is encoded by the coding sequence ATGAAGAATGTAGAATTGGCTGTTATTGGTGGTGGACCAGCAGGTCTATGTGCAGCAATTAGTGCAGCGTCTAGTGGTGCTAAAGTACTTATAGTTGATAGAAACAAGAAAATAGGTGGACAACTTATAAAACAAACGCATATGTTTTTTGGTTCTGAAAAACAATATGCTTCAACAAGAGGTATAGATATTACAAATATACTTTTTAACAAATTAGCAGAATACAAAGATAATATAGAAATTTTAGATGATACTACTGTTTTAGGAATATATGAAGATGGAATTATAACACTAGAAAACGAAGGTAAATACATAAAAGTAAAACCAGATGCCATGGTTGTAGCTACTGGTGCAAGTGAAAAGGTACTTGCTTTTCCACAAAATGATCTTCCTGGTATATACGGAGCTGGTGCAGTACAAACTCTTATGAACGTACATGGAGTAAAACCTGGAAATAGAGTTTTAATGGTAGGAGCAGGTAATATAGGTTTGATAGTCAGTTATCAGCTTATGCAAGCAGGTGTTAAGGTAGAAGCAATTATAGATGCAGCTCCAAAAATAGGTGGATATTTAGTACATGCATCAAAGGTTAGAAGAATGGGAGTACCAATATTAACAAGACACTCAGTTAAAGAAGCTATAGGAAAAGAATGTTTGGAAAAAGCTGTTATTTGCGAGCTGGACGATAAATGGCAACCAATAGAGGGTACAGAAAAAGAGTTGGATGTTGATGTAATGTGCATTTCTGTGGGATTAACTCCACTAACTGAATTATTATGTCAGGCTGGTTGTGAAATGAAATATGTACCTGAATTAAGCGGCAGAGTTCCTGTTAGAGATAACAACTACGAAACAACAGTAGAAAAGATTTTTGTGGCAGGAGATGTTACAGGAGTAGAAGAAGCAAGTAGTGCTATGGTAGAAGGATATCTTGCAGGTTTATGTGCAGCAAAGGGTATAGGTTATGAACATCCTAATTTTGATGAACTTAGAGAAGATTATATTAATCAGCTTAATTCTTTACGTTCAGGGCATGTAGGTGAAAGAATAAGAGCCGGTATAGATAAAATAGTTAGGAGTGAAGCGACATGTTAG
- a CDS encoding (2Fe-2S)-binding protein, with product MRINEHPILDFKRGKKVKFTFNGQEMEGYKGETVAAALHAAGVKVLGQSVFKHRPRGFYCAIGNCSSCLMKVNGEPNVRTCITDLEEGMVVETQNGKGEIL from the coding sequence ATGAGGATTAATGAGCATCCTATATTAGATTTTAAAAGAGGTAAAAAAGTAAAGTTTACTTTTAATGGTCAAGAAATGGAGGGTTACAAAGGGGAAACTGTTGCAGCTGCATTACATGCAGCAGGAGTAAAAGTTCTTGGACAGAGTGTATTTAAGCATAGACCAAGAGGATTCTATTGTGCTATAGGAAATTGTTCTTCGTGTCTAATGAAAGTAAATGGTGAACCTAATGTAAGAACTTGTATTACAGACCTTGAAGAAGGCATGGTTGTTGAGACACAAAATGGTAAGGGGGAAATTCTATGA
- a CDS encoding YdcF family protein, which translates to MKVKKILKKALIVIMIIALSYNFYVARSIYLYGNISECVKADAVIVLGAAIWDDKPSPVFEERIKHGIWLYKNGYANKIIFTGGKGKNKRYSESRVAMNYALENQIPKKDILIEEKSKITEENIFYAEQIVENNDFSKVIIVSDPLHMKRAMLMAKDYELEAYACPTPTTKYKSLRSKIPFWSREVFYYLGYRMYKILL; encoded by the coding sequence ATGAAGGTTAAAAAAATACTTAAAAAAGCTCTAATAGTTATAATGATAATTGCATTAAGTTACAATTTTTATGTAGCTAGGAGTATATACTTATATGGTAATATAAGTGAATGTGTGAAAGCAGATGCAGTAATAGTATTGGGAGCAGCAATTTGGGATGATAAACCATCACCAGTTTTTGAAGAAAGGATAAAGCATGGTATTTGGCTATATAAGAATGGCTATGCTAATAAAATTATATTTACTGGGGGTAAAGGAAAAAATAAAAGATACTCAGAATCAAGAGTTGCAATGAATTATGCTTTAGAGAATCAAATACCAAAGAAAGATATTTTAATAGAAGAAAAATCTAAAATAACTGAGGAAAATATATTTTATGCGGAGCAAATTGTAGAAAATAACGATTTTTCCAAAGTTATAATAGTTAGTGATCCATTACACATGAAAAGAGCTATGTTAATGGCAAAAGATTATGAATTAGAAGCTTATGCCTGTCCAACACCAACAACCAAATATAAAAGCTTAAGAAGTAAGATTCCTTTTTGGTCAAGAGAAGTGTTTTATTATTTAGGCTATAGAATGTATAAAATACTCCTATAA